A genomic segment from Pollutimonas thiosulfatoxidans encodes:
- the pdxA gene encoding 4-hydroxythreonine-4-phosphate dehydrogenase PdxA, whose amino-acid sequence MSSVTDLPIGFTLGDANGIGPEIIVKLFAAGLPHPALVYGDAGVLEATIVQLGLEDKLNIELVSDPDLLSTQPGIIPVLNRWQALPDDLVPGELSALAGRGAYEYLCHAIDDALAGKLRAIVTAPLNKKAMQAGGIDYPGHTEILAERSHTARYAMMLANPQLRVILATIHVPLSQVSSLITQELELDTIRLAHRACLQAGLQKPRVAVAGLNPHAGEDGRFGQEEQQIIAPAISQARQEGIDASGPWPGDTVFMRARQGEFDIVVAQYHDQGLIPVKYLGVDEGVNVTIGLPFVRTSVDHGTAFDIAGQGIANAASLRAAYDLALDMTVG is encoded by the coding sequence ATGAGCTCTGTTACCGACCTTCCTATTGGCTTCACTTTGGGCGATGCCAACGGCATCGGCCCCGAGATCATCGTGAAGCTGTTTGCAGCGGGTCTGCCGCATCCGGCGCTGGTGTACGGCGACGCCGGTGTACTAGAAGCCACCATCGTGCAGCTGGGCCTGGAGGACAAGCTGAATATCGAACTGGTCAGCGACCCCGATCTGCTGTCCACGCAACCGGGCATCATTCCTGTCTTGAATCGTTGGCAAGCCTTGCCGGACGACCTCGTGCCTGGCGAACTTAGCGCGCTGGCCGGTCGCGGGGCATACGAGTATCTGTGCCACGCCATCGACGATGCGCTGGCCGGCAAACTGCGAGCCATAGTTACCGCTCCGCTGAACAAGAAGGCCATGCAGGCCGGCGGCATAGACTACCCCGGGCACACCGAAATTTTGGCCGAAAGAAGCCACACAGCCCGCTACGCGATGATGTTGGCCAATCCGCAGTTACGGGTCATCCTGGCAACCATCCATGTGCCGCTGTCGCAGGTAAGCAGCCTGATCACTCAAGAACTTGAACTTGACACCATACGGCTGGCGCATCGTGCCTGTTTGCAAGCGGGCCTTCAGAAACCCCGGGTAGCGGTTGCGGGCCTGAATCCGCACGCCGGCGAAGACGGCCGCTTCGGCCAGGAAGAGCAACAGATCATCGCTCCGGCAATCAGTCAGGCCCGGCAGGAAGGCATCGACGCCAGCGGCCCATGGCCCGGCGATACCGTCTTCATGCGCGCACGCCAGGGCGAATTCGACATCGTCGTGGCGCAATATCATGACCAGGGCCTGATACCCGTGAAGTACCTGGGCGTGGACGAAGGCGTGAACGTCACGATAGGGCTGCCTTTCGTGCGGACCAGCGTCGACCATGGCACGGCCTTCGATATTGCCGGACAGGGCATCGCCAATGCCGCCTCCTTGCGGGCAGCCTATGACCTGGCGCTAGACATGACGGTCGGCTAG
- a CDS encoding replicative DNA helicase — protein MDSKRTSNDPQLDYLRVPPHSVEAEQSVLGGLLLDNAAFDRVTDVLNEDDFYRYDHKIIWQHITRLIGLARPADVVTVNESLASAGKSDDVGGLAYLNALAHNTPSAANIRRYAEIVRERSMLRKLVSVADEISATAFNPQGKEARQLLDEAESRVFQIAQEGARGATGFQEIQPLLTQVVERIDELYHREGDSDVTGVPTGFTDLDRMTSGLQAGDLVIVAGRPSMGKTSLAMNIGEHVAIEQGLPVAVFSMEMGAVQLAMRMVGSVGMLDQHRMRTGKLTADDWPRLTHAVQQVQEAQIYIDETPALTSMEVRARSRRLARQCGQLGLIIIDYMQLMSANSSGENRATEISEISRSLKGLAKELNCPLVALSQLNRSLEQRPNKRPVMSDLRESGAIEQDADLILFIYRDEVYNPDSPDKGTAEIIVGKQRNGPIGSVRLTFQGSSTRFLNFTSGMG, from the coding sequence TTGGACAGCAAAAGAACAAGCAACGACCCGCAACTGGATTATCTGCGCGTGCCGCCTCATTCGGTCGAAGCCGAGCAATCCGTGCTGGGCGGCCTGTTGCTGGACAATGCCGCTTTCGACCGCGTTACCGATGTCTTGAACGAAGACGATTTCTATCGCTACGATCACAAGATCATTTGGCAGCACATCACCCGCCTGATCGGCCTGGCCCGTCCCGCCGACGTGGTCACAGTCAACGAGTCGCTGGCCAGTGCCGGCAAGTCCGATGACGTAGGCGGGCTGGCCTACCTGAACGCGCTGGCTCACAACACGCCATCAGCCGCAAACATACGTCGCTATGCCGAAATCGTGCGCGAGCGCTCCATGCTGCGCAAGCTGGTTTCCGTGGCCGACGAGATCTCCGCGACGGCGTTCAACCCGCAAGGCAAGGAAGCCAGACAACTGCTCGATGAGGCAGAGTCGCGGGTATTCCAGATCGCCCAGGAAGGCGCGCGGGGCGCGACCGGTTTCCAGGAAATCCAGCCGCTGCTCACTCAGGTGGTCGAGCGCATTGACGAGCTCTATCACCGGGAGGGCGATTCAGACGTCACCGGCGTGCCTACCGGCTTTACCGACCTGGACCGCATGACTTCGGGCTTGCAGGCCGGCGACCTGGTTATCGTGGCTGGTCGGCCCTCCATGGGCAAGACTTCGCTCGCGATGAACATCGGCGAGCATGTTGCCATCGAGCAGGGCTTACCCGTGGCGGTTTTCTCCATGGAAATGGGCGCTGTGCAGCTGGCCATGCGGATGGTGGGCTCTGTGGGGATGCTGGATCAGCATCGCATGCGTACTGGCAAGCTTACCGCCGACGACTGGCCGCGGCTTACCCATGCCGTGCAGCAGGTTCAGGAAGCGCAAATTTATATCGATGAAACGCCGGCCCTCACTTCGATGGAGGTTCGGGCGCGCTCGCGCCGCCTGGCGCGTCAATGTGGCCAATTGGGCCTGATCATCATCGACTACATGCAGTTGATGTCGGCCAACTCTTCTGGCGAGAACCGTGCCACCGAGATCTCGGAGATCAGCCGGTCGCTGAAAGGCCTGGCCAAAGAGCTTAACTGCCCCTTGGTGGCGCTATCGCAGCTTAATCGTAGCCTGGAGCAGCGGCCCAATAAACGGCCGGTAATGAGCGACTTGCGCGAATCGGGCGCCATCGAGCAGGATGCTGACCTGATACTCTTTATCTACCGCGACGAGGTCTACAACCCCGACTCTCCCGACAAGGGCACGGCGGAAATTATCGTAGGCAAGCAGCGTAACGGCCCCATAGGCAGTGTGCGCCTGACCTTCCAGGGGTCCAGCACGCGCTTCCTGAACTTTACGTCGGGAATGGGCTAG
- the rplI gene encoding 50S ribosomal protein L9 yields MQIILLEKVANLGNLGEVVRVRNGYARNYLIPKKIARRATEAALKEFEARRAEIEKVQAEKLAVAQATGEKLSGKTVAISQKAGVDGRLFGSVTSMDVAAALVRDGFQVEKTQVRLPEGALKAVGEFPVQVVLHADVVAEITVAVQGEMA; encoded by the coding sequence ATGCAAATCATACTGCTCGAAAAAGTTGCTAATCTGGGTAACCTGGGTGAGGTCGTTCGCGTGCGTAACGGCTATGCCCGCAACTACCTGATACCCAAGAAAATCGCCCGTCGCGCTACCGAGGCCGCCTTGAAGGAATTCGAGGCCCGCCGCGCCGAGATCGAAAAAGTGCAGGCCGAGAAGCTGGCCGTTGCGCAAGCCACGGGCGAGAAGCTGTCCGGTAAAACGGTCGCCATCTCGCAGAAAGCGGGCGTGGACGGTCGTCTGTTCGGTTCGGTTACCAGCATGGACGTCGCTGCTGCGCTCGTGCGCGATGGTTTCCAGGTCGAGAAAACGCAAGTCCGTCTGCCGGAAGGTGCCTTGAAAGCCGTGGGCGAGTTCCCGGTACAGGTCGTCCTGCATGCTGACGTCGTGGCGGAGATCACCGTTGCGGTACAAGGCGAAATGGCCTGA